A genomic stretch from Setaria italica strain Yugu1 chromosome VII, Setaria_italica_v2.0, whole genome shotgun sequence includes:
- the LOC101758184 gene encoding uncharacterized protein LOC101758184: MAALPALVSLTPAVSRHSYLLFSRCPSPRPRHLRLILPAAAAPSPGGSPGPGVFLSPRALSQLDELAAFRYEHAFPHGLLTVRALTRGPEDDAVAEALVRLLASSFSETVRWAPAQRYAQLLTFVIRRYLHERRGLAPHAAVLVGFYRPADAAADSTGDDGDEGGEDGEGKDEGEMACTAEVSFNAVGAPGAPPTPTPPLDFPYICNMTVKTALRRRGLGKQLLKACEDLVIKMDARRCVYLHCRVIDQVPFNIYRKAGYNIVQTDSILVWLSLQKRKYLMSKELPQASAVSESTTKDFDDNILTC, translated from the exons ATGGCGGCGTTGCCCGCCCTCGTCTCGCTGACTCCCGCCGTCTCGAGGCACTCCTACCTCCTCTTCTCCCGCTgcccctcgccgcggccgcgccacctccgcctcatccttcccgccgccgccgccccctccccgggCGGcagccccggccccggcgtctTCCTATCCCCGCGCGCGCTCTCGCAGCTCGACGAGCTCGCGGCCTTCCGCTACGAGCACGCCTTCCCGCACGGCCTCCTCACCGTGCGCGCCCTCACCCGCGGGCCTGAAGACGACGCCGTGGCCGAGGCGCTCGTCCGCCTCCTGGCCTCCTCGTTCTCCGAGACCGTGCGGTGGGCCCCGGCCCAGCGGTACGCGCAGCTCCTCACGTTCGTCATCCGCAGGTACCTCCACGAGCGCCGCGGGCTCGCGCCGCACGCCGCGGTGCTCGTGGGGTTCTACcgccccgccgacgccgcggccgaCTCCACGGGGGATGACGGAGATGAGGGCGGCGAGGATGGGGAGGGTAAAGATGAAGGGGAGATGGCGTGCACCGCGGAGGTGTCGTTCAACGCGGTGGGCGCGCCCGGGGCCCCGCCCAcgcccaccccgccgctcgACTTCCCGTACATCTGTAACATGACTGTGAAGACGGCATTGAGGAG GAGAGGACTCGGGAAGCAACTTCTCAAGGCATGTGAGGATTTGGTCATCAAAATGGATGCAAGACGATGTGTATATCTTCATTGTAGAGTTATCGATCAAGTGCCGTTCAACATTTACAGGAAAGCTGGATATAACATTGTCCAGACTGACAGTATTTTGGTTTGGCTGAGCCTTCAAAAGCGGAAGTATTTGATGAGCAAGGAATTACCCCAAGCTTCTGCTGTTAGTGAGTCTACAACCAAAGACTTCGATGATAATATTTTGACATGCTAA